In the genome of Patagioenas fasciata isolate bPatFas1 chromosome 12, bPatFas1.hap1, whole genome shotgun sequence, one region contains:
- the LOC136106832 gene encoding zona pellucida sperm-binding protein 3-like has translation MGSGGSLGAALFCWVLVEVASYSPWGLPQRDLAVLRVRGDSSWSRPRVPSFSQPSPWAWVDISQLQAAAPLHPVAVQCQEAQVVVTVHRDLFGTGRLVKAVDLTLGSAACLPLAQDAAESVVTFVVGLHECGSTLQMTPDSLIYKTILSYKPTPSGNPVIVRTNAAVVPIECHYPRKGNVSSKAIKPTWAPFRSTLSAEEKLMFSLRLMNDDWSAERLSNGFQLGESLHLQADVASGDHVPLRLFVDHCVATLSPDRNSSPRYVLIDLSGCLVDGRSDDTTSTFISPRPRQETLQFTVDAFKFAGDDRNLIYIICHLKVSPADQAPNPLNKACSFNKASSLWAPVEGTGDICSCCETGSCPLYGGYSGRTNPLARWPARRSKRDISSKQGGSPRAAEAEVSVGPLLILDSAQGLRNSSGGLVPSGKTSHDAAEELPILVQVVLLTAATVLSLTALGLFLGCRKM, from the exons ATGGGGTCAGGAGGCAGCTTGGGTGCAGCTCTGTTCTGCTGGGTGCTGGTTGAAGTAGCGTCTTACAGTCCATGGGGTTTGCCCCAAAGGGACTTGGCGGTCTTGAGGGTGCGGGGGGACTCCTCTTGGAGCCGGCCCCGtgtcccttccttctcccagcccTCCCCCTGGGCATGGGTGGACATTTCCCAGCTCCAGGCTGCTGCCCCATTGCACCCTGTGGCTGTGCAGTGCCAGGAGGCGCAGGTTGTGGTCACGGTGCACAGGGATCTCTTTGGTACAGGGCGTCTTGTCAAGGCTGTGGACTTGACCTTGGGCTCGGCTGCCTGCCTGCCGCTGGCCCAGGATGCTGCTGAGAGCGTGGTGACCTTTGTGGTTGGGCTGCATGAGTGTGGCAGCACCTTGCAG ATGACCCCAGACTCCTTGATCTACAAAACGATTTTGTCCTACAAACCTACTCCTTCTGGTAACCCAGTCATTGTAAGGACCAACGCAGCTGTGGTTCCTATTGAGTGTCACTATCCCAG GAAGGGCAACGTGAGCAGCAAAGCCATCAAGCCCACATGGGCTCCCTTCCGCTCTACCCTGTCGGCAGAGGAGAAGTTGATGTTCTCACTACGTCTCATGAACG ATGACTGGAGTGCTGAGAGGCTCTCCAATGGCTTCCAGCTTGGGGAAAGCCTGCACCTCCAGGCTGATGTTGCTTCTGGGGACCACGTACCTCTAAGGCTCTTTGTGGATCACTGCGTTGCTACTCTGAGTCCTGATAGGAATTCTTCTCCCCGATATGTCTTGATTGACCTCAGCGG GTGCTTGGTGGATGGGAGATCAGATGACACCACTTCAACCTTCATCTCTCCAAGGCCGAGGCAGGAAACACTGCAGTTCACAGTTGATGCATTCAAATTTGCAGGAGATGACAGAAACTTG ATTTATATCATCTGCCACCTGAAGGTCTCCCCAGCTGACCAAGCCCCAAATCCATTGAACAAGGCCTGTTCCTTCAACAAAGCCAGCAGCCT GTGGGCTCCTGTGGAGGGTACTGGAGACATCTGCAGCTGCTGTGAGACTGGCAGCTGTCCATTGTATGGAGGATACTCTGGGAGAACTAACCCTCTGGCCAGATGGCCAGCGAGACGATCCAAGAGAGACATCTCTTCCAAGCAAG GTGGGTCCCCAAGGGCAGCAGAGGCTGAAGTCTCAGTTGGACCGCTATTAATCCTGGATTCAGCTCAGGGATTAAGAAATTCCTCAGGAGGTCTGGTGCCATCAGGGAAGACCTCACATg ATGCTGCTGAAGAGCTTCCTATACTGGTCCAAGTTGTCCTGCTCACAGCAGCCACTGTCCTGAGCTTAACTGCTCTTGGATTGTTTCTTGGGTGCAGAAAAATGTAG
- the CD276 gene encoding CD276 antigen isoform X2 — MLCPLLALGVLALGLAGAMEVQVPDEPVVALFGQDATLDCSFSPDANFSLDDLTLIWQLTDTKRLVHSFSGGRDQLLDQGGDYANRTALFYDQLAQGNVSLLLRRVEVSDEGSFTCFVRDSSSAAVTLQVAAPYSKPSMYLEPNKDLKPGDLVAVTCHASRGYPQASVLWQDGQGSNITENITTSQVANEEGLFDVRSVLQVLVEPSSTYFCLVRNPVLQEETRASVTITGQHPRFPTVALWVTVALAICVLGLLIVLAYVCQKKIRESCEEEEENAGTEEQIGEGEESKTALQPLKSKESKDDNEQEID, encoded by the exons ATGCTCTGCCCGCTGCTTGCCCTGGGAGTGCTGGCGCTCGGCCTGGCAG GTGCCATGGAGGTCCAGGTCCCCGATGAGCCTGTGGTGGCTCTTTTTGGCCAAGATGCCACCCTGGACTGCTCCTTCTCCCCTGACGCCAACTTCAGCCTCGATGACTTGACCCTCATCTGGCAGCTGACGGACACCAAGCGCTTGGTCCACAGCTTCTCCGGTGGCCGGGACCAGCTGCTAGACCAGGGCGGGGACTACGCCAACCGTACGGCCCTCTTCTATGACCAGCTGGCCCAGGGCAATGTCTCGTTGCTCCTCCGACGTGTGGAGGTCTCAGATGAAGGCAGCTTCACCTGCTTCGTCCGGGACTCCAGTAGTGCGGCCGTGACGTTGCAGGTGGCAG CTCCGTACTCCAAGCCCAGTATGTACCTGGAGCCCAACAAGGACTTGAAGCCAGGAGACCTTGTGGCTGTGACTTGCCACGCTTCCCGTGGCTACCCCCAGGCCAGCGTCCTCTGGCAAGATGGCCAGGGCAGCAACATCACGGAAAACATCACCACGTCCCAGGTGGCCAACGAGGAAGGTCTCTTTGATGTGCGAAGTGTCCTCCAGGTGCTGGTGGAACCCAGCAGCACCTACTTCTGCCTGGTGCGAAACCCGGTGCTGCAGGAGGAGACCCGTGCCTCCGTCACCATCACAG GCCAACACCCCCGCTTCCCCACCGTGGCTCTCTGGGTGACGGTGGCACTCGCCATCTGTGTCCTGGGGCTGCTCATTGTCCTGGCGTACGTGTGCCAGAAGAAAATCCGTGAGAGctgcgaggaagaggaggaaaatgcaG GGACAGAGGAGCAGATCGGAGAGGGGGAAGAGTCCAAGACAG ctctgcagccgcTGAAGAGCAAGGAGAGCAAAGACG atAATGAGCAAGAAATTGATTGA
- the CD276 gene encoding CD276 antigen isoform X1: MLCPLLALGVLALGLAGAMEVQVPDEPVVALFGQDATLDCSFSPDANFSLDDLTLIWQLTDTKRLVHSFSGGRDQLLDQGGDYANRTALFYDQLAQGNVSLLLRRVEVSDEGSFTCFVRDSSSAAVTLQVAAPYSKPSMYLEPNKDLKPGDLVAVTCHASRGYPQASVLWQDGQGSNITENITTSQVANEEGLFDVRSVLQVLVEPSSTYFCLVRNPVLQEETRASVTITGQHPRFPTVALWVTVALAICVLGLLIVLAYVCQKKIRESCEEEEENAGNVAGTEEQIGEGEESKTALQPLKSKESKDDNEQEID, encoded by the exons ATGCTCTGCCCGCTGCTTGCCCTGGGAGTGCTGGCGCTCGGCCTGGCAG GTGCCATGGAGGTCCAGGTCCCCGATGAGCCTGTGGTGGCTCTTTTTGGCCAAGATGCCACCCTGGACTGCTCCTTCTCCCCTGACGCCAACTTCAGCCTCGATGACTTGACCCTCATCTGGCAGCTGACGGACACCAAGCGCTTGGTCCACAGCTTCTCCGGTGGCCGGGACCAGCTGCTAGACCAGGGCGGGGACTACGCCAACCGTACGGCCCTCTTCTATGACCAGCTGGCCCAGGGCAATGTCTCGTTGCTCCTCCGACGTGTGGAGGTCTCAGATGAAGGCAGCTTCACCTGCTTCGTCCGGGACTCCAGTAGTGCGGCCGTGACGTTGCAGGTGGCAG CTCCGTACTCCAAGCCCAGTATGTACCTGGAGCCCAACAAGGACTTGAAGCCAGGAGACCTTGTGGCTGTGACTTGCCACGCTTCCCGTGGCTACCCCCAGGCCAGCGTCCTCTGGCAAGATGGCCAGGGCAGCAACATCACGGAAAACATCACCACGTCCCAGGTGGCCAACGAGGAAGGTCTCTTTGATGTGCGAAGTGTCCTCCAGGTGCTGGTGGAACCCAGCAGCACCTACTTCTGCCTGGTGCGAAACCCGGTGCTGCAGGAGGAGACCCGTGCCTCCGTCACCATCACAG GCCAACACCCCCGCTTCCCCACCGTGGCTCTCTGGGTGACGGTGGCACTCGCCATCTGTGTCCTGGGGCTGCTCATTGTCCTGGCGTACGTGTGCCAGAAGAAAATCCGTGAGAGctgcgaggaagaggaggaaaatgcaGGTAACGTGGCAG GGACAGAGGAGCAGATCGGAGAGGGGGAAGAGTCCAAGACAG ctctgcagccgcTGAAGAGCAAGGAGAGCAAAGACG atAATGAGCAAGAAATTGATTGA